The genomic stretch CAAACAGAAATCAAGGAAGGCTACATAAAGCATCTTGGCGGCGGTTACCGGCTGCTGATGTCCGATTATTCGCATCTTCAAGGCAAAGAAACCGGTCCGGAGGAAACACGCCTGACGGTGGAAAATATGTGCAAAGACTATCTGGCCATCGCCGATGCCGCGAACGTCGACAGCTTTGCCGCTGCGGGGTATTCATGGGGCGGTAATGCAGTTCTGCAGCTCGCCACGCGCTCTCCACGCGTGATCGCGCTGGTAGTGGGCGGCTGGCCCGCGCTCGATGGACCCTACAAACACATGCTTGAATTCATCCAGGAGCTGCACAAGCAGAATCCTGAACGCGCCGAAATGGTGCACTACATTAATTACTATCGCAGCCTGCAAGACTGGCCGGAGAAGAGTGAGGTCGCGAAGCTGACCTGCCCGCGCCTGAACTTTGATGATACCGCAGACAACGATGACACGAATTTTATCGCTACCTTGCGCAAGAATGCTGATGCGCTCCATAAAATGGGTTGGGAAACCGCAGAGGTAACCAGCGGCGCCGGTCATGCCGGTGGGCTGATGCCGGATGTTGCTTGTCCTCTAATAGGATCGTTTCTCGCCAGACACATGAAGAAAACATCTGCGTGAATTCCCGCTCACGTTGATCAGGCACGAAGTACAGGTTTCCACCGCTCTTCCGCCAGCCGATCAGCCGCCTGATACGTGGGAATCTTTTCTCTTTCAGCCATGGCAAAGATGGTCAGCAGCGTGTCATAGATCGCATCGGTCTTCGCCAGCGTTTTCTCAACGTCCCATCCCATCATCTCGCGGCAGCAGCCATTGATTACGCCGCCGGCATTGGCCGCGTAATCGGGCGCGTAAACAATGCGCCGCTTCTCCAGCAGATCGCCATGCCGAGGCTCCAGCAATTGGTTGTTAGCCCCGCCCACGACCAGCGCGACTTTGAATTCCGGCAGCGTCTGATCGTTGACGACTCCACCTAGCGCGCACGGCGCAAATATGTCGGCCTCTGCCGAATAAATCTCTTCCAGCGCGACCATGCTTGCTCCATGATCGTCCATTGCGCGCTTTACCTTGGCCGCATCCACATCGGTAACAATCAGCTTGGCCCCGACTCGCGCCAGCTCTCCGGCCAGAAAATATCCCACGTGTCCGCAGCCCTGAATGGCGACGGTCTTTCCCGCCAGATCGTCGCTTCCCCATTTGTGCTTTGCCGCAGCCTGCATCGCTCGAAATACGCCGCGCGCCGTGTGCGGTGACGGATCGCCCGAACGGCCCTGCAATCCGCCAACGTAAGTAGTCTCTTTCAGGATATACTCCATGTCCGCTGGACTCGTGCCCACGTCCTCTGCGGTGATGTATTTACCGGCAAAGCTGTTAACCATCCGGCCATGCGCGCGGAAAAGCTGCTCGCGATCGGTAGCTTTGCCATCGTGCATGATGATGGATTTCCCACCGCCAAATGGCAATCCAGCCAATGCATTTTTGTAGGTCATGCCCCGAGCCAGACGTAACGCGTCAGTCATCGCATCGTCTTCAGTCTTGTAACTCCAATAACGGGTGCCGCCTACGGCCGGGCCCAGCGTCGTGGAATGGATCGCAATAATTCCCTGGTAGCCTGCTGCGTCGCCCGACCCAAGCACTACACGCTCATAGCCGGGCACACGGATTTCCCTGATTTTCATAGGACCCTTTGAAAATTGGAGG from Terriglobia bacterium encodes the following:
- a CDS encoding alpha/beta hydrolase; protein product: MIRREFLFGLGALLISRAGTTQQDQTQQTSLLSKGFVKTTLGPDAYFEVHGNSKGPNVFLGPPVFSRVANPAHVKLQTEIKEGYIKHLGGGYRLLMSDYSHLQGKETGPEETRLTVENMCKDYLAIADAANVDSFAAAGYSWGGNAVLQLATRSPRVIALVVGGWPALDGPYKHMLEFIQELHKQNPERAEMVHYINYYRSLQDWPEKSEVAKLTCPRLNFDDTADNDDTNFIATLRKNADALHKMGWETAEVTSGAGHAGGLMPDVACPLIGSFLARHMKKTSA
- a CDS encoding leucine dehydrogenase — protein: MKIREIRVPGYERVVLGSGDAAGYQGIIAIHSTTLGPAVGGTRYWSYKTEDDAMTDALRLARGMTYKNALAGLPFGGGKSIIMHDGKATDREQLFRAHGRMVNSFAGKYITAEDVGTSPADMEYILKETTYVGGLQGRSGDPSPHTARGVFRAMQAAAKHKWGSDDLAGKTVAIQGCGHVGYFLAGELARVGAKLIVTDVDAAKVKRAMDDHGASMVALEEIYSAEADIFAPCALGGVVNDQTLPEFKVALVVGGANNQLLEPRHGDLLEKRRIVYAPDYAANAGGVINGCCREMMGWDVEKTLAKTDAIYDTLLTIFAMAEREKIPTYQAADRLAEERWKPVLRA